cccctttggatttttggcgaaaatttcgacgactttgaaaggtgctgcaattaattctttagggcactattccgacgtaatttttcgagaggaatcgattgagcgcagtcccaatacgctgcgagcaacggatcaaaagttacagccaaaaaactgcagatttccatcgtcatttctctgctgttggtcctacgcttattttattgtgtttttcgagttcctggcgttccaattagcctagaaacggtcatacaaatcaattcggagaccagaaatttttagctttaaaaatcgcaaaaaaagtaaggctatccccttcggatttttgccgaaaatttcgacgactctgaaaagtgctgcaatcaattctttagggcactagtccgacgtaattttgcgagaggaatcgattgagcgcagtcccaatacgctgcgagcaacgggtcaaaagttacagccaaaaaactggagatttccatcgtcatttctctgctgttggtcctacgcttattttaatgtgttttttgagttcctggtgttccaattagcctagaaacggtcatacaaatcaattcggagaccagaaatttttgtctctaaaaatcgcaaaaaaagtaaggctaacccctttggatttttgacgaaaatttcgacgactttgataagtgctgcaattaattctttcgagcactattccgacgtaatttcgcgagagaaatcgattgagcgcagtcccaatacgctgcgagcaacgggtcaaaagttacagccaaaaaactgcagatttacatcgtcatttctctgctgttggtcctacgcttatttaatgtgttttttgagttcctggtgttccaattagcctagaaacggtcatacaaatcaattcagagaccagaaatttttggctctaaaaatcgcaaaaaaagtaaggctaacccctttggatttttggcgaaaatttcgacgactttgaaaagtgctgcaattaattcttaagggcactattcagacgtaattttgcgagaggaatcgattgagcgcagtcccaatacgctgcgagcgacggatcaaaagttacagccaaaaaactgcagatttccatcgtcatttctctgctgttggtcctacgcttatttaattgtgttttttgagttcctggtgttccaattagcctagaaacggtcatacaaatcaattcggagaccagaaatttttggctctaaaaatcgcaaaaaaagtaaggctaagcccttcggatttttggcgaaaatttcgacgactttgaaaagtgctgcaatcaattctttagggcactattccgacgtaattttgcgagaggaatcgattgagcgcagtcccaatacgctgcgagcaacggatcaaaagttacagccgaaaaactgcagatttccatcgtcatttctctgctgttggtcctacgcttatttgaatgtgttttttgagttcctggtgttccaattagcctagaaacggtcatacaaatcaattcggagaccagaaatttttggctctaaaaatcgcaaaaaaagtaaggctaacccctttggatttttggcgaaaatttcgacgactttgaaaggtgctgcaattaattctttagggcactattccgacgtaatttttcgagaggaatcgattgagcgcagtcccaatacgctgcgagcaacggatcaaaagttacagccaaaaaactgcagatttccatcgtcatttctctgctgttggtcctacgcttattttattgtgtttttcgagttcctggcgttccaattagcctagaaacggtcatacaaatcaattcggagaccagaaatttttagctttaaaaatcgcaaaaaaagtaaggctatccccttcggatttttgccgaaaatttcgacgactctgaaaagtgctgcaatcaattctttagggcactagtccgacgtaattttgcgagaggaatcgattgagcgcagtcccaatacgctgcgagcaacgggtcaaaagttacagccaaaaaactggagatttccatcgtcatttctctgctgttggtcctacgcttattttaatgtgttttttgagttcctggtgttccaattagcctagaaacggtcatacaaatcaattcggagaccagaaatttttgtctctaaaaatcgcaaaaaaagtaaggctaacccctttggatttttgacgaaaatttcgacgactttgataagtgctgcaattaattctttcgagcactattccgacgtaatttcgcgagagaaatcgattgagcgcagtcccaatacgctgcgagcaacgggtcaaaagttacagccaaaaaactgcagatttacatcgtcatttctctgctgttggtcctacgcttatttaatgtgttttttgagttcctggtgttccaattagcctagaaacggtcatacaaatcaattcggagaccagaaatttttggctctaaaagtcgcaaaaaaagtaaggctaacccctttggatttttggcgaaaatttcgacgactttgaaaagtgctgcaattgattctttagggcactatttcgacgtaatttttcgagagggattgattgagcgcagtcctaaaacgctgcgagcaacggatcaaaagttacagccaaaaaactgcagatttccatcgtcatttctctgctgttggtcctacgcttattttattgtgttttttgagttcctggtgttccaattggcctagaaacggtcatacaaatcaattcggagaccagaaatttttggctctaaaaatcgcaaaaaaagtaaggctaaccccttcggatttttggcgaaaatttcgacgactctgaaaagtgctgcaatcaattcttcagggcactattccgacgtaatttttcgagaggaatcgattgagcgcggtcccaatacgctgcgagcaacggatcaaaagttacagccaaaaaactgcagatttccatcgtcatttctctgctgttggtcctacgcttattttaaggtgttttttgagttcctagtgtttcaattagcctagaaacggtcatacaaatcaattcggagaccagaaatttttggctctaaaaatcgcaaaaaagtaaggctaacccctttggatttttggcgaaaatttcgacgactttgaaaagtgctgcaattaattttttagggcaccattccgacgtaattttgcgagaggaatcgattgagcgcagtaccaatacgctgcgagcaacggatcaaaagttacagccgaaaaactgcagatttccatcgtcatttctctgctgttggtcctacgcttattcgaatgtgttttttgagttcctggtgttccaattagcctagaaacggtcatacaaatcaattcggagaccagaaatttttggctctgaaaatcgcaaaaaaagtaaggctaacccctttggatttttggcgaaaatttcgacgactttgaaaagtgctgcaaataattctttagggctttatttcgacgtattttttcgagaggaatcgattgagcgcagtcccaatacgctgcgagcaacggatcaaaagttacagccaaaaaactgcagatttccatcgttatttctctgctgttgatactacgcttattttaatgtgttttttgagttcctggtgttccaattagcctagaaacggtcatacaaatcaattcggagaccagaaatttttggcaatcaaaatcgcaaaaaaagtaaggctaacccctttggatttttggcgaaaatttcgacgactttgaaaagtgctgcaattaattctttagggcactatttcgacgtaatttttcgagaggaattgattgagcgcagtcccaatacgctgcgagcaacggatcaaaagttacagccaaaaaactgcagatttccatcgtcatttctctgctgttggtcctacgcttattttaaggtgtttttcgagttcctagtgtttcaattagcctagaaacggtcatacaaatcaattcggagaccagaaatttttggctctaaaaatcgcaaaaaagtaaggctaacccctttggatttttggcgaaaatttcgacgactttgaaaagtgctgcaattaattttttagggcaccattccgacgtaattttgcgagaggaatcgattgagcgcagtaccaatacgctgcgagcaacggatcaaaagttacagccgaaaaactgcagatttccatcgtcatttctctgctgttggtcctacgcttattcgaatgtgttttttgagttcctggtgttccaattagcctagaaacggtcatacaaatcaattcggagaccagaaatttttggctctgaaaatcgcaaaaaaagtaaggctaacccctttggatttttggcgaaaatttcgacgactttgaaaagtgctgcaattaattctttagggctttatttcgacgtattttttcgagaggaatcgattgagcgcagtcccaatacgctgcgagcaacggatcaaaagttacagccaaaaaactgcagatttccatcgttatttctctgctgttggtcctacgcttattttaatgtgttttatgagttcctggtgttccaattagcctagaaacggtcatacaaatcaattcggagaccaaaaatttttggctctaaaaatcgcaaaaaaagtaaggctaacccctttggatttttggcgaaaatttcgacgactttgaaaagtgctgcaattgattctttagggcactatttcgacgtaatttttcgagaggaatcgattgagcgcagtcctaatacgctgcgagcaacggatcaaaagttacagccaaaagactgcagatttccatcgtcatttctctgctgttggtcctacgcttattttattgtgttttttgagttcctggtgttccaattagcctagaaacggtcatacaaatcaattcggagaccagaaatttttggctccaaaaatcgcaaaaaaagtaaggctaaccccttcggatttttggcgaaaatttcgacgactctgaaaagtgctgcaattaattctttagggcttcatttcgacgtattttttcgagaggaatcgattgagcgcagtcccaatacgctgcgagcaacggatcaaaagttacagccaaaaaactgcagatttccatcgttatttctctgctgttggtcctacgcttattttattgtgttttttgagttcctggtgttccaattagcctagaaacggtcatacaaatcaattcggagaccagaaatttttggctctaaaaatcgccaaaaaagtaaggctaaccccttcggatttttggcgaaaatttcgacgactttgaaaagtgctgcaattaattctttagggcaccattccgacgtaattttgcgagaggaatcgattgagcttagtcccaatacgctgcgagcaacggatcaaaagttacagccaaaaaactgcagatttccatcgtcatttctctgctgttggtcctacgcttattttaatgtgttttttgagttcctggtgttccaattagcctagaaacggtcatacaaatcaattcggagaccagaaatttttggctataaaaatcgcaaaaaaagtaaggctaacccctttggatttttggcgaaaatttcgacgactttgaaaagtgctgcaattaattctttagggcaccattccgacgtaatttttcgagaggaatcgattgagcgcagtcccaatacgctgcgagcaacggatcaaaagttacagccaaaaaaactgcagatttccatcctaatttctctgctgttggtcctacgcttattttaatgtgttttttgacttcctggtgttccaattagcctaggaacggtcatacgaattaattcggtgaccagaaattttcggctctacaAATCGcaaagaaagtaaggctaacccctttggatttttggcgaaaatttcgacgacttcaaaaagtgctgcaattaattctttagggcactattacgacgtaatttagcgagaggaatcgattgagcgcagtcccaatacgctgagagcaacggatcaaaagttacagccaaaaaactgccgattttcatcgtcatctcttttctgttagtcctacgcttatttcaaggtgttttctgagttcctggtgttccaattagcctaggaacggtcatacaaatcaatctggtgaccagaaattttcagctctaaaaatcgcaaaaaaagtaaagctaacccctttggatttttagcgaaaatttcgacgactttgaaaaaaactgcaattaattcttcagggcaccattccgacgtaattttgcgagaggaatcgattgagcgcagtcccaatacgctgcgagcaacggatcaaaagtaagagccaaaaaacgaattgcAGACCATGGCATCATCGTATGACTGATACGGCGCAAGACTACGTTGAGCTACAATCAGTTTTTTCTCTCGTCGTTTTATCTTTTGTAGGGATCATGGTCCATGGATAAAATTGCAATACCCTACCGAAACGTGGCCCAATCGCTCTGTCTGTTAAGTTACAAAGAATCTGGGTCACAACTGTATTGGCCAATGAGTAGCTTCTGCTCTAACGGAAACACCGTATTTGACATAAATGCGGTGTTGACAATGCCATGGTTGACAGGCCTATTTGCACAAACCGTGATACGAGTTCGCCGGTCATTTTAAACATCACAAATCAACAAGTCAGTCTGTGAAATATGTGCCGAGCTGAGTAATTGCTGATTATATTTCAGTTGCGTTTCGTCGGTTTACGTCTAACTCGCACTGTTATAAACTTAATTAAAACATGTACAAGACAATAGTTGTAATCTTCTTGGTGCTGCATGTCGTTTACGGAGGAccagaagaagaggaaggtGTAAAATACGCAAATAAATGCGAAGGTAAATACCTTGAATTCGAAACAATAATGTCACACTGTGACGACATCGTATCATAATCACCGAGAAGTTtgtaacctaacctaaactaATCTAACCTCATATCATGATAGAATCAAACAGTTGAATTCCTTCtgcttctaatattttcatttacgcATTCTACCGTTTTTCTTGTAGTGTGCAAAGTTCTCGCAACGGAGCTCGAGGCTCGATTGGAGGAAACAGGAAAGTCTCGAGATGTTTTGGAAATAGGTTACTCGGTAGACGATGTGGCtccaaagaagaagaaagaatataAGAAATCGTTAGTTCACTCCTTATGTTTTTGTATGTATTTGGTGATCTGCTAAATCGGAATTCACCTTCTTTCAGAGAGCTGAGACTGGTTGAATCTCTCGAAGGAATATGCGAAAGAATACTCGAATACAATATTCATAAGGAGAGGGAAGACAGCACCAGGTTTTCTAAGGGAATGAGTCAAACCTTCAAAACTCTGCATGGTTTAGTGTAAAGTAAACTTTCCTTTTATTACTCTTATTTATTATCTGATGCTCGCTTTGCTTAGCTAATGTTGGCGTGGCCACATTACTTCAGTAAGTATTATAACATTTCTCATTCCACATTTGTTGGACGCTATTTGAAAACAATACGCAAACTGCTCTTCATGCAGTCAACCTCCCTttgtcaataattttaatttattgccAAAAACGAAATTCATATCTCTGCAAAGTAAGCATCACTTTCAGCTGTCAATCATTTTCTAAACCAACTATGttttaaataatcatttaGTTAAAAATCTCACATTCAGCAATATTTGCAACTGAAAAAGCAAGTTTTTCTGCTTTCGTTTTCATCTAACTTCAACCTGATACCGCTATTGATTTATGTTTTTTAATACCATAGTTCTAGCTACCTGATAATGCACTAATACTGTATGACATGAACTGtcatataattttatcacacAATTTGAAGAGTGAAACACGTAGAAATGTAGCATTCTTAGGTAAACGGAATTTGGAATGACGAACAGAAACACTTGGCTTTAAAATTACAGGTATCATTGATTAGGAATGTTTGAATCCTCATTCAAATCTTATTGTACttgaaataatcaaatatCTGTAAGTCGCAGCCTCATATAAGACAtgcaaagaagaaattttgtaCATTCACTAAGCTGACCTGAATATTGACTGCGAAATTTGATTCTAAATAGAAATTCTAAGGCGATATCAAGTCATAATGTGTTAAACTATCGgtatttgttcaaaaattaaattgatcaTAGTTTTCACAATAGGGACAAAGGTGTAAAGGTTGACTTGGGTATACCATATGAACTTTGGGACAAGCCATCAGTAGAGATAACTACGCTAAAAACTCAGTGTGAGTCTCTGCTGGAAAATCATGAAGCAGACATTGAAGAATGGTACTTTGAACATCAAGGAATTATTCCGTTGAGCCGGTAAATATACACTTCTCACTATGTTAAAAGGGAATAAATTTTGCGAAAAAGTGATTCGCAATTCGCAGTTGTACATGCAATTTCTGATACAAGCCAACTTTAACGTCTAAATTTGGATGACATATGTTACCCTATAACCTGGGATTCATTCATTAATATAGatagtaataaatattatcttaTCGTATTGTTAACACATATCTAATAGTGTAATACTGCTTTTATATAGATATCTGTGTTCCGATCGGGCATTAAAAGGGCAAGATGACACTTGCTTAAAAGAAAAGGGTGAAACTGGGCGAcctaaaattgaacaaaaaaaaaataagaagagttctggtaaaaacaataaagaaaatgaaaacagaccaaagaatgagaaagaagaattataataatacttgCAAATAGATAGCTGTAAATAACAATACTCTTACCAAAACGTTCTCTGAAGAATATCTTGTATCAATAATTACACATCCATTCTAAACGAAGTTGGAGTTGATATGAATATAACAATGCATTTTTAAGAAAACGCGTCATTTCACAACTTTAGTATTGTGTGAAATTCAGCGCTCATAATGCAGCATTAAGAAATTCATATTTCCCAATTCAACCCCTTCAGAATTGATCCAAAGCTCTCATAAAGAAGAAACTATAATTATTTGTAACGGTGACGTTACTAACTTTAACcgcattattataaaatatcgattttagaAGTTTGTAAAGACAATACATAATTTTCAGTAGtgcaaattaattatattgatTTCATTTATGCCATAATTAACCAAAATTATTGTGACTctcattttataataaatcagtttttataattaattgccgtgattaatttttttttcctctggaTCTTGTGTAAgtcattttttctatcttgTAATAACTTagtcatgtatgtatattcattGAATAACTCAGGTCAGCATTACcagcataaaatataacaaatcAATATCAAGAGTagtcttttttttaccaaaataaaTATGTCAAAGTTGATGGTATTATTTGTCATGTTGTTAAATTGGGGAGAACAATCTTTAGAAGTTTCTTTATGGGCAGCCAGAGCCAAGAGTGGCCAATTCCCTTGGCTAAttcaatttcagacaattatTCCTTGCGGCGGTATACTGGTTTCTCCTGACTGGGTTCTTACAGCTGCACAATGCGTTCAGTACAACCGAAATGTACGTACTACATACCTTTGTGCTGTTGAGTAATTTGAACTAAGAATCTTTTCACAGATATATTTGTTAACCCTCTACAATGTGCAAAGTTCATGCAAACGATCACAAATAAGTGTATACTCAGATTTTCCTATTCAATTACAGTCCATCACTCTATATGCCACAGGCCTGAATGGCACACAATCAGGACAAACAATCGGAGTAAAAGCAACGTACATATTTCCAGAGTACCAAGCTTACTCAACGACTCATGACAAGGAACACAATATTGCTCtgttaaaattaatacaaCCGTTTGACATATGCGACGATAACGTGAAGCTTCTAGATGTGTCTCCAGTCCGACTAGACGATTACTACAAGACGTGTTTCATATTTGGATGGCAAAGTTATGTTGCTCCATCAACAAAAGTTTTAGCAAAGCCGATCCAGTACAGTCACGTGCTTCTTAATTCTTGggaagtatgtatgtacatgctcAAGGGGAATACCAGCTATAATAATGCTTTTTGCGCCATTGTGGATGCCGAAGATGGAATCAAAGCATGTGCAGGAAATCCTGGATCCCCGGTTGTTTGCGAAGATCAATATCAGCGCATGACTTTATTAGGAATTGCTTCTTGGTCCAATTTCTCATTAGACTGCGCTGGGATCCCTACTTATCTAGGACTTAGTGTATTCAGGTAAAATGGAAGTActataaattttacacaacGTAATGTGCCATGGAAGACATTTT
This is a stretch of genomic DNA from Diprion similis isolate iyDipSimi1 chromosome 9, iyDipSimi1.1, whole genome shotgun sequence. It encodes these proteins:
- the LOC124410450 gene encoding protein canopy 4 translates to MYKTIVVIFLVLHVVYGGPEEEEGVKYANKCEVCKVLATELEARLEETGKSRDVLEIGYSVDDVAPKKKKEYKKSELRLVESLEGICERILEYNIHKEREDSTRFSKGMSQTFKTLHGLVDKGVKVDLGIPYELWDKPSVEITTLKTQCESLLENHEADIEEWYFEHQGIIPLSRYLCSDRALKGQDDTCLKEKGETGRPKIEQKKNKKSSGKNNKENENRPKNEKEEL